A genomic window from Anguilla rostrata isolate EN2019 chromosome 14, ASM1855537v3, whole genome shotgun sequence includes:
- the LOC135239037 gene encoding paternally-expressed gene 3 protein isoform X16 → MEGDGPPPAGLAGLSAQDVWMCLDMRMLEEELDSILRSTEEASGDPRGSRRAGQVSGGRDSARAGPPAPPSETGDRQAPPDTPAEIRTPGTDVSSADELDSARWSAQELSWMLNPLSHQQLSPDPPAQGADRGTLPPKSAPEQGLGSTANQECNWPGPDEEGFGTQIQEVVGHAWEPKGYTGTDWQLGELREATDDDRLEAGAERPAGDASTAEITVTAASTVTAGTGPVSVETRSEDSTDGSVYSCCVRQTYEGTQPHGAGGTAAPPGGSEAESSYSHGPGATKEEEQRPHPSLNFPTGIWALHSAPQEGGEGHWREVASLGQEEVEEEEEKEALASLRLCPVTEIQKEMEQTWPTESQEEELKRLLEELEEFSHLNERFRQPARLEQLEQPERSVESKQLEQPEWPAESEQLEQPEWPVELEEIEESEQVQQPEQLEQLEEFEQAVQSEQLEQTVQSWQYELAVQLEQLEQTVQFEQSEKTVQSEQLDQTVQFEQLEQTVQSEQTVQSWQYELALQLEQLEQIVQPEPLEQTVQSWQYKLAVQLEQLEHTVQLEQTVQSEQLEQTVQSEKLEQTVQSEKLEQTVQSEQLDQTVQLEELEQTVQSEQLEQTVQSEQLEQTVQSEKLEQTVQSEQLEQTVQSEQLEQTVQSEKLEQTVQLEQLEQTVQSEKLEQTVQSEKLEQTVQSEQTLQPEQLEQTVQLEELEKTVQLEQTVQLEDLEKTVQLEQTVQLEQLEQTVQFQHLEQAVQSEQLKQTVQLEQTVQVEQLEQTVQSEQLEQTVQVEQLEQTVQLEQLEQTVQLEHSEQTVQSEQLEQTVQVEQLEQTVQVEQLEQTVQTVQVEPEEQSSEQGVHRRGNSGQREQTQQPLQPEQTQQPLQPEQTQQPLQPEQTQQTCPTDPAQACPPQVKENGVGVDREGARRLAERLHKLQDVRRTEVVAHMDKDNEFSRAVGQEYLKLFDFTGQTLEQALRSFLKVVVLIGESQERERVLQHFAERFHDCNPDGFSSSGAVLTLTCALMLLNTDLHGQNVGKPMSLSSFVSNLEGMNDGENFHREMLKVLYSSIKSEALQWAIDEEELKAAALLPGDAKADAPAGSRINPFQDVQHDEAAPVFKEGFLTRKAHADVDGKRTPWGKRGWKTFYAVLKGLVLYLMKDQNGGDWRSAEEVVSVHHSLAEPVRSYTKRPHVFRLQTADWRVYLLQAASAEQVSSWLSRVNLVSALYSSPPFPAAVGSQRRFSRPILPAKASPLTLEQKLQSHSRMLESFSEDLRLLQEELPNGRRAKPRELEEQRLREEYLQHEKTRYEVYLQVLEVWQALGGEVGGPVGADELELFDREVRTDTGEEQPEAVLKKSYSSPSLVQAMAPPTEVKVKRNISERRSHRKVIVPRRSKDV, encoded by the exons ATGGAGGGGGACGGGCCGCCCCCGGCGGGGCTGGCCGGACTCTCGGCGCAGGACGTGTGGATGTGCCTGGACATGCgcatgctggaggaggagctggactccATTTTGCGGAGCACGGAGGAGGCCAGCGGCGACCCCCGCGGGTCGCGGCGGGCGGGACAGGTTTCCGGGGGACGCGACTCCGCCCGGGCGggtccccctgcccctccctccgaGACGGGCGACCGGCAGGCGCCCCCCGACACCCCCGCGGAGATCCGCACCCCCGGCACGGACGTCAGCTCGGCTGACGAGCTGGACTCGGCCCGGTGGAGCGCTCAGGAGCTCAGCTGGATGCTCAACCCCCTGTCCCATCAGCAGCTCTCTCCGGACCCCCCAGCCCAGGGCGCAGACCGGGGAACACTGCCCCCAAAGAGCGCCCCCGAGCAGGGCCTGGGGAGCACGGCAAATCAG GAATGCAATTGGCCCGGCCCAGATGAGGAGGGGTTTGGGACACAGATACAGGAAGTGGTGGGACACGCATGGGAACCAAAAGGGTACACAG GAACGGATTGGCAGCTGGGCGAATTACGCGAGGCCACAGATGATGACAGGCTGGAGGCGGGGGCTGAGCGGCCGGCTGGGGACGCATCGACCGCCGAGATCACCGTGACCGCGGCGTCCACGGTAACCGCGGGGACCGGACCCGTGTCTGTGGAGACGCGCTCCGAGGACAGCACCGACGGCTCCGTGTACTCATGCTGTGTGCGTCAGACTTACGAGGGGACGCAACCCCACGGAGCAGGGGGGACTgcggcgccccctggtggctcgGAGGCAGAGAGCAGTTATAGCCATGGTCCTGGTGCCACGAaggaagaggaacagagacCGCACCCCTCCTTAAACTTCCCCACTGGGATCTGGGCCCTGCACTCTGCCCctcaggagggaggagagggtcACTGGAGGGAAGTGGCCAGTCTGGGGCAGGAGGaagtagaggaggaggaggagaaggaggcgcTAGCCAGTCTGCGTTTGTGTCCTGTGACCGAGATCCAGAAAGAAAT GGAGCAGACGTGGCCCACGGAGAGTCAGGAGGAAGAGCTGAAGAGACTCCTCGAGGAGCTGGAAGAGTTCAGCCACCTGAATGAGCGGTTCAGGCAACCGGCACGCTTAGAGCAGCTAGAGCAGCCAGAGCGGTCTGTAGAATCAaagcagctggagcagccagaGTGGCCTGCAGAATcagagcagctggagcagccagaGTGGCCTGTAGAATTAGAAGAGATCGAAGAGTCAGAGCAGGTACAGCAGCCAGAGCAGttggagcagctggaggagtttgagcaggctgtgcagtcagagcagttagagcagactgtgcagtcaTGGCAGTATGAGCTGGCTGTGCAGTTAGAGCAGTTAGAGCAGACTGTGCAATTTGAGCAGTCAGAGAAGACTGTGCAGTCAGAGCAGTTGGATCAGACTGTGCAGTTTGAGCAGTTAGAGCAGACTGTGCAGTCGgagcagactgtgcagtcaTGGCAGTATGAGCTGGCTCTGCAGTTAGAGCAGTTAGAGCAGATTGTGCAGCCAGAGCCGTTAgagcagactgtgcagtcaTGGCAGTATAAGCTGGCTGTGCAGTTGGAGCAGTTAGAGCACACTGTGCAGTTGgagcagactgtgcagtcagagcagttggagcagactgtgcagtcaGAGAAGTTGgagcagactgtgcagtcaGAGAAGTTGgagcagactgtgcagtcaGAGCAGTTGGATCAGACTGTGCAGTTAGAGGAGTTGgagcagactgtgcagtcagagcagttggagcagactgtgcagtcagagcagttggagcagactgtgcagtcaGAGAAGTTGgagcagactgtgcagtcagagcagttggagcagactgtgcagtcagagcagttggagcagactgtgcagtcaGAGAAGTTGGAGCAGACTGTGCAGTTAGAGCAGTTGgagcagactgtgcagtcaGAGAAGTTGgagcagactgtgcagtcaGAGAAGTTGgagcagactgtgcagtcaGAGCAGACTTTGcagccagagcagttagagcaGACTGTGCAGTTAGAGGAGTTGGAGAAAACTGTGCAGTTAGAGCAGACTGTGCAGTTAGAGGATTTGGAGAAAACTGTGCAGTTAGAGCAGACTGTGCAGTTAGAACAGTTAGAGCAGACTGTGCAATTTCAGCACTTAGAACAGGCTGTGCAGTCAGAACAGTTAAAGCAGACTGTACAGTTGGAGCAGACTGTGCAGGTAGAGCAGTTGGAGCAGACTGTGCAGTCGGAGCAGTTGGAGCAGACTGTGCAGGTGGAGCAGTTGGAGCAGACTGTACAGTTAGAACAGTTAGAGCAGACTGTGCAGTTAGAACACTCGgagcagactgtgcagtcagagcagttagagcagactgtgcaggtggagcagttggagcagactgtgcaggtggagcagttggagcagactgtgcag acTGTGCAGGTGGAGCCCGAAGAACAATCCAGTGAGCAGGGTGTGCACAGAAGAGGAAACtcgggacagagagagcagacgCAGCAGCCCTTGCAGCCGGAGCAGACGCAGCAGCCCTTGCAGCCGGAGCAGACCCAGCAGCCCTTGCAGCCGGAGCAGACGCAGCAGACGTGCCCCACAGACCCGGCGCAGGCGTGCCCCCCCCAGGTTAAGGAAAATGGCGTCGGGGTGGACAGGGAAGGGGCGCGCAGGCTGGCCGAGAGACTGCACAAGCTGCAGGACGTCCGGCGCACGGAAGTGGTCGCTCACATGGACAAAGA TAACGAGTTCAGCCGAGCTGTGGGGCAGGAGTACCTGAAGCTCTTCGACTTCACCGGGCAGACTCTGGAGCAAGCCCTGAG GTCCTTTCTGAAAGTGGTGGTGCTGATTGGAGAGtcgcaggagagggagagggtgctTCAGCATTTCGCCGAGCGGTTCCACGACTGCAACCCGGACGGCTTCTCCTCCTCAG GGGCAGTTCTCACGCTCACCTGCGCATTGATGCTCCTGAATACTGACCTGCACGGACAG AATGTAGGCAAGCCCATGTCCCTGTCCAGCTTCGTGTCCAACCTGGAAGGCATGAATGACGGAGAGAACTTCCACAGGGAGATGCTGAAG GTCCTGTACAGCTCCATTAAGAGTGAAGCGCTCCAGTGGGCCAT TGACGAGGAGGAACTGAAGGCCGCCGCCTTGTTGCCGGGGGACGCGAAGGCGGACGCGCCGGCGGGCTCCAGGATCAACCCCTTCCAGGACGTCCAGCACGACGAGGCGGCCCCCGTCTTTAAGGAGGGGTTCCTGACGCGCAAGGCGCACGCCGACGTCGACGGGAAGCGAA ctcccTGGGGGAAGCGTGGCTGGAAGACCTTTTATGCTGTGCTTAAAGGCCTGGTTTTGTACCTGATGAAG GATCAGAACGGTGGGGACTGGCGGAGCGCGGAGGAGGTGGTGAGCGTGCACCACTCCCTGGCCGAGCCGGTGCGCAGCTACACCAAGCGCCCGCACGTCTTCCGCCTGCAGACCGCCGACTGGAGGGTCTACCTGCTGCAGgccgc cTCGGCGGAGCAGGTGAGCTCCTGGCTGAGCCGGGTGAATCTGGTCTCTGCGCTgtactcctctcctcctttccctgcTGCTGTGGGCTCCCAGAGGAGGTTCAGCCGGCCCATCCTGCCAGCCAAGGCCTCCCCACTCACTCTG GAGCAGAAGCTGCAGTCGCACTCGCGCATGCTGGAGTCCTTCTCTGAGGACCTGCGCCTCCTGCAAGAGGAGCTACCCAACGGCCGGCGGGCCAAGCCTcgagagctggaggagcagcgaCTGAGGGAGGAGTACCTGCAGcacgag AAGACGCGCTATGAGGTGTACCTGCAGGTGCTGGAGGTGTGGCAGGCcctggggggagaggtgggcgGTCCGGTGGGGGCGGACGAGCTCGAGCTCTTTGACAGGGAAGTGCGGACCGACACGGGGGAGGAGCAGCCGGAGGCGGTGCTAAAGAAGTCCTACTCCAGCCCGTCCCTCGTCCAGGCCATGGCTCCGCCCACCGAGGTGAAGGTCAAGCGCAACATCTCGGAGCGGCGCTCCCACCGCAAGGTCATCGTTCCGAGGCGCAGCAAGGACGTGTGA
- the LOC135239037 gene encoding uncharacterized protein LOC135239037 isoform X7, with translation MEGDGPPPAGLAGLSAQDVWMCLDMRMLEEELDSILRSTEEASGDPRGSRRAGQVSGGRDSARAGPPAPPSETGDRQAPPDTPAEIRTPGTDVSSADELDSARWSAQELSWMLNPLSHQQLSPDPPAQGADRGTLPPKSAPEQGLGSTANQECNWPGPDEEGFGTQIQEVVGHAWEPKGYTGTDWQLGELREATDDDRLEAGAERPAGDASTAEITVTAASTVTAGTGPVSVETRSEDSTDGSVYSCCVRQTYEGTQPHGAGGTAAPPGGSEAESSYSHGPGATKEEEQRPHPSLNFPTGIWALHSAPQEGGEGHWREVASLGQEEVEEEEEKEALASLRLCPVTEIQKEMEQTWPTESQEEELKRLLEELEEFSHLNERFRQPARLEQLEQPERSVESKQLEQPEWPAESEQLEQPEWPVELEEIEESEQVQQPEQLEQLEEFEQAVQSEQLEQTVQSWQYELAVQLEQLEQTVQFEQSEKTVQSEQLDQTVQFEQLEQTVQSEQTVQSWQYELALQLEQLEQIVQPEPLEQTVQSWQYKLAVQLEQLEHTVQLEQTVQSEQLEQTVQSEKLEQTVQSEKLEQTVQSEQLDQTVQLEELEQTVQSEQLEQTVQSEQLEQTVQSEKLEQTVQSEQLEQTVQSEQLEQTVQSEKLEQTVQLEQLEQTVQSEKLEQTVQSEKLEQTVQSEQTLQPEQLEQTVQLEELEKTVQLEQTVQLEDLEKTVQLEQTVQLEQLEQTVQFQHLEQAVQSEQLKQTVQLEQTVQVEQLEQTVQSEQLEQTVQVEQLEQTVQLEQLEQTVQLEHSEQTVQSEQLEQTVQVEQLEQTVQPERLEQTVQPERLEQTVQVEQLEQTVQPEQLEQTVQPERLEQTVQPEQLEQTVQPERLEQTVQVEQLEQTVQPERLEQTVQVEQLEQTVQVERLEQTVQVEQLEQTVQVERLVQTVQVEQLEQTVQVERLVQTVQVERLEQTVQVEPEEQSSEQGVHRRGNSGQREQTQQPLQPEQTQQPLQPEQTQQPLQPEQTQQTCPTDPAQACPPQVKENGVGVDREGARRLAERLHKLQDVRRTEVVAHMDKDNEFSRAVGQEYLKLFDFTGQTLEQALRSFLKVVVLIGESQERERVLQHFAERFHDCNPDGFSSSGAVLTLTCALMLLNTDLHGQNVGKPMSLSSFVSNLEGMNDGENFHREMLKVLYSSIKSEALQWAIDEEELKAAALLPGDAKADAPAGSRINPFQDVQHDEAAPVFKEGFLTRKAHADVDGKRTPWGKRGWKTFYAVLKGLVLYLMKDQNGGDWRSAEEVVSVHHSLAEPVRSYTKRPHVFRLQTADWRVYLLQAASAEQVSSWLSRVNLVSALYSSPPFPAAVGSQRRFSRPILPAKASPLTLEQKLQSHSRMLESFSEDLRLLQEELPNGRRAKPRELEEQRLREEYLQHEKTRYEVYLQVLEVWQALGGEVGGPVGADELELFDREVRTDTGEEQPEAVLKKSYSSPSLVQAMAPPTEVKVKRNISERRSHRKVIVPRRSKDV, from the exons ATGGAGGGGGACGGGCCGCCCCCGGCGGGGCTGGCCGGACTCTCGGCGCAGGACGTGTGGATGTGCCTGGACATGCgcatgctggaggaggagctggactccATTTTGCGGAGCACGGAGGAGGCCAGCGGCGACCCCCGCGGGTCGCGGCGGGCGGGACAGGTTTCCGGGGGACGCGACTCCGCCCGGGCGggtccccctgcccctccctccgaGACGGGCGACCGGCAGGCGCCCCCCGACACCCCCGCGGAGATCCGCACCCCCGGCACGGACGTCAGCTCGGCTGACGAGCTGGACTCGGCCCGGTGGAGCGCTCAGGAGCTCAGCTGGATGCTCAACCCCCTGTCCCATCAGCAGCTCTCTCCGGACCCCCCAGCCCAGGGCGCAGACCGGGGAACACTGCCCCCAAAGAGCGCCCCCGAGCAGGGCCTGGGGAGCACGGCAAATCAG GAATGCAATTGGCCCGGCCCAGATGAGGAGGGGTTTGGGACACAGATACAGGAAGTGGTGGGACACGCATGGGAACCAAAAGGGTACACAG GAACGGATTGGCAGCTGGGCGAATTACGCGAGGCCACAGATGATGACAGGCTGGAGGCGGGGGCTGAGCGGCCGGCTGGGGACGCATCGACCGCCGAGATCACCGTGACCGCGGCGTCCACGGTAACCGCGGGGACCGGACCCGTGTCTGTGGAGACGCGCTCCGAGGACAGCACCGACGGCTCCGTGTACTCATGCTGTGTGCGTCAGACTTACGAGGGGACGCAACCCCACGGAGCAGGGGGGACTgcggcgccccctggtggctcgGAGGCAGAGAGCAGTTATAGCCATGGTCCTGGTGCCACGAaggaagaggaacagagacCGCACCCCTCCTTAAACTTCCCCACTGGGATCTGGGCCCTGCACTCTGCCCctcaggagggaggagagggtcACTGGAGGGAAGTGGCCAGTCTGGGGCAGGAGGaagtagaggaggaggaggagaaggaggcgcTAGCCAGTCTGCGTTTGTGTCCTGTGACCGAGATCCAGAAAGAAAT GGAGCAGACGTGGCCCACGGAGAGTCAGGAGGAAGAGCTGAAGAGACTCCTCGAGGAGCTGGAAGAGTTCAGCCACCTGAATGAGCGGTTCAGGCAACCGGCACGCTTAGAGCAGCTAGAGCAGCCAGAGCGGTCTGTAGAATCAaagcagctggagcagccagaGTGGCCTGCAGAATcagagcagctggagcagccagaGTGGCCTGTAGAATTAGAAGAGATCGAAGAGTCAGAGCAGGTACAGCAGCCAGAGCAGttggagcagctggaggagtttgagcaggctgtgcagtcagagcagttagagcagactgtgcagtcaTGGCAGTATGAGCTGGCTGTGCAGTTAGAGCAGTTAGAGCAGACTGTGCAATTTGAGCAGTCAGAGAAGACTGTGCAGTCAGAGCAGTTGGATCAGACTGTGCAGTTTGAGCAGTTAGAGCAGACTGTGCAGTCGgagcagactgtgcagtcaTGGCAGTATGAGCTGGCTCTGCAGTTAGAGCAGTTAGAGCAGATTGTGCAGCCAGAGCCGTTAgagcagactgtgcagtcaTGGCAGTATAAGCTGGCTGTGCAGTTGGAGCAGTTAGAGCACACTGTGCAGTTGgagcagactgtgcagtcagagcagttggagcagactgtgcagtcaGAGAAGTTGgagcagactgtgcagtcaGAGAAGTTGgagcagactgtgcagtcaGAGCAGTTGGATCAGACTGTGCAGTTAGAGGAGTTGgagcagactgtgcagtcagagcagttggagcagactgtgcagtcagagcagttggagcagactgtgcagtcaGAGAAGTTGgagcagactgtgcagtcagagcagttggagcagactgtgcagtcagagcagttggagcagactgtgcagtcaGAGAAGTTGGAGCAGACTGTGCAGTTAGAGCAGTTGgagcagactgtgcagtcaGAGAAGTTGgagcagactgtgcagtcaGAGAAGTTGgagcagactgtgcagtcaGAGCAGACTTTGcagccagagcagttagagcaGACTGTGCAGTTAGAGGAGTTGGAGAAAACTGTGCAGTTAGAGCAGACTGTGCAGTTAGAGGATTTGGAGAAAACTGTGCAGTTAGAGCAGACTGTGCAGTTAGAACAGTTAGAGCAGACTGTGCAATTTCAGCACTTAGAACAGGCTGTGCAGTCAGAACAGTTAAAGCAGACTGTACAGTTGGAGCAGACTGTGCAGGTAGAGCAGTTGGAGCAGACTGTGCAGTCGGAGCAGTTGGAGCAGACTGTGCAGGTGGAGCAGTTGGAGCAGACTGTACAGTTAGAACAGTTAGAGCAGACTGTGCAGTTAGAACACTCGgagcagactgtgcagtcagagcagttagagcagactgtgcaggtggagcagttggagcagactgtgcag ccggagaggttagagcagactgtgcagccggagaggttagagcagacTGTGCAGGTGGAGCAGTTGGAGCAGACTGTGCAGCCGGAGCAGTTAGAGCAGACTGTGCAGccggagaggttagagcagactgtgcagccagagcagttagagcagactgtgcagccggagaggttagagcagactgtgcaggtggagcagttggagcagactgtgcagccggagaggttagagcagactgtgcaggtggagcagttggagcagactgtgcaggtggagaggttagagcagacTGTGCAGGTGGAGCAGTTGGAGCAGACTGTGCAGGTGGAGAGGTTAGTGCAGACTGTGCAGGTGGAGCAGTTGGAGCAGACTGTGCAGGTGGAGAGGTTAGTGCAGACTGTGCAGgtggagaggttagagcagacTGTGCAGGTGGAGCCCGAAGAACAATCCAGTGAGCAGGGTGTGCACAGAAGAGGAAACtcgggacagagagagcagacgCAGCAGCCCTTGCAGCCGGAGCAGACGCAGCAGCCCTTGCAGCCGGAGCAGACCCAGCAGCCCTTGCAGCCGGAGCAGACGCAGCAGACGTGCCCCACAGACCCGGCGCAGGCGTGCCCCCCCCAGGTTAAGGAAAATGGCGTCGGGGTGGACAGGGAAGGGGCGCGCAGGCTGGCCGAGAGACTGCACAAGCTGCAGGACGTCCGGCGCACGGAAGTGGTCGCTCACATGGACAAAGA TAACGAGTTCAGCCGAGCTGTGGGGCAGGAGTACCTGAAGCTCTTCGACTTCACCGGGCAGACTCTGGAGCAAGCCCTGAG GTCCTTTCTGAAAGTGGTGGTGCTGATTGGAGAGtcgcaggagagggagagggtgctTCAGCATTTCGCCGAGCGGTTCCACGACTGCAACCCGGACGGCTTCTCCTCCTCAG GGGCAGTTCTCACGCTCACCTGCGCATTGATGCTCCTGAATACTGACCTGCACGGACAG AATGTAGGCAAGCCCATGTCCCTGTCCAGCTTCGTGTCCAACCTGGAAGGCATGAATGACGGAGAGAACTTCCACAGGGAGATGCTGAAG GTCCTGTACAGCTCCATTAAGAGTGAAGCGCTCCAGTGGGCCAT TGACGAGGAGGAACTGAAGGCCGCCGCCTTGTTGCCGGGGGACGCGAAGGCGGACGCGCCGGCGGGCTCCAGGATCAACCCCTTCCAGGACGTCCAGCACGACGAGGCGGCCCCCGTCTTTAAGGAGGGGTTCCTGACGCGCAAGGCGCACGCCGACGTCGACGGGAAGCGAA ctcccTGGGGGAAGCGTGGCTGGAAGACCTTTTATGCTGTGCTTAAAGGCCTGGTTTTGTACCTGATGAAG GATCAGAACGGTGGGGACTGGCGGAGCGCGGAGGAGGTGGTGAGCGTGCACCACTCCCTGGCCGAGCCGGTGCGCAGCTACACCAAGCGCCCGCACGTCTTCCGCCTGCAGACCGCCGACTGGAGGGTCTACCTGCTGCAGgccgc cTCGGCGGAGCAGGTGAGCTCCTGGCTGAGCCGGGTGAATCTGGTCTCTGCGCTgtactcctctcctcctttccctgcTGCTGTGGGCTCCCAGAGGAGGTTCAGCCGGCCCATCCTGCCAGCCAAGGCCTCCCCACTCACTCTG GAGCAGAAGCTGCAGTCGCACTCGCGCATGCTGGAGTCCTTCTCTGAGGACCTGCGCCTCCTGCAAGAGGAGCTACCCAACGGCCGGCGGGCCAAGCCTcgagagctggaggagcagcgaCTGAGGGAGGAGTACCTGCAGcacgag AAGACGCGCTATGAGGTGTACCTGCAGGTGCTGGAGGTGTGGCAGGCcctggggggagaggtgggcgGTCCGGTGGGGGCGGACGAGCTCGAGCTCTTTGACAGGGAAGTGCGGACCGACACGGGGGAGGAGCAGCCGGAGGCGGTGCTAAAGAAGTCCTACTCCAGCCCGTCCCTCGTCCAGGCCATGGCTCCGCCCACCGAGGTGAAGGTCAAGCGCAACATCTCGGAGCGGCGCTCCCACCGCAAGGTCATCGTTCCGAGGCGCAGCAAGGACGTGTGA